In one window of Immundisolibacter sp. DNA:
- a CDS encoding YfgM family protein has translation MSTTDADQIEQLRRLWDQYGRVLTALGLAALIGVFGSFFYRGYLERQALGAANLYQAFQQPPAGQTADDLAKQLRDEYPRSSYASFVALLQAKQAVEADKPDQAERHLRWVVEHGGQVADRSVARLRLARLLLDQGKPDEALQTLSRDISADSAALAELKGDIANANDRPDDARSAYNEALSRLPADSGQAALVKLKLDALGHP, from the coding sequence ATGAGCACAACCGACGCTGACCAAATCGAACAACTGCGCCGCCTGTGGGACCAATACGGCCGCGTGCTGACGGCGCTGGGTCTGGCCGCTCTCATCGGCGTGTTCGGCAGTTTCTTTTATCGAGGCTATCTCGAACGCCAAGCCCTGGGCGCGGCAAATCTGTATCAAGCGTTTCAGCAACCGCCAGCCGGACAAACCGCCGACGACCTGGCCAAGCAGTTGCGGGACGAATACCCGCGCAGCAGTTACGCCAGTTTCGTGGCATTGCTGCAGGCCAAGCAGGCGGTGGAAGCTGACAAACCCGACCAGGCCGAACGGCACCTGCGCTGGGTGGTCGAACATGGCGGCCAGGTCGCTGACCGCAGCGTCGCTCGCCTGCGCCTGGCGCGGCTACTGCTCGATCAGGGCAAGCCTGACGAGGCGCTGCAGACCCTCAGCCGGGACATCTCGGCTGACTCGGCGGCGCTCGCCGAACTCAAGGGCGATATCGCCAACGCCAACGACAGGCCCGACGATGCTCGTAGCGCTTACAACGAAGCGCTGAGCCGCCTGCCTGCTGATTCGGGCCAGGCGGCGCTGGTCAAACTCAAGC
- the hisS gene encoding histidine--tRNA ligase, which translates to MASKLQAVRGMNDLLPATTPAWRHAEQRLQAVLERHGYQEIRLPLVEPTELFARTIGEVTDIVEKEMYTFLDRNGDSLTLRPEGTAGVVRAGIEHGLFQGQLLRLWYQGPMFRHERPQRGRYRQFHQIGAECFGSAEPELDAGLIAMTAQCWHELGLPSLRLEINSLGSRQARGAYRDRLQEYFRGNRAALDEDSLRRLESNPLRILDSKNPDLAALIAAAPSLPEHLDDDSRAHFERLCALLDQLGVAYTINPRLVRGLDYYGRTVFEWVSDALGAKGTVCAGGRYDTLVEQLGGRPTPAIGFALGLERLLDLMTVNGLEPPAPRGVWYLASTPGACRAQALVLAQQLRAQSNAPTVLMDHAGGNFGKQLQRADKAGAEIALILGEDELAAGTVTVRLLRAAQATQKTVSINDLQATIARLITAQESFAV; encoded by the coding sequence ATGGCTTCCAAGCTCCAGGCCGTGCGCGGCATGAACGATCTGCTGCCTGCCACCACGCCGGCCTGGCGGCATGCGGAGCAGCGCTTGCAGGCGGTGCTGGAACGTCACGGCTACCAGGAAATCCGCCTGCCCCTGGTGGAACCCACCGAACTGTTCGCACGCACCATCGGCGAGGTCACCGACATTGTCGAGAAGGAGATGTACACCTTCCTGGACCGCAATGGCGACAGCCTGACCTTGCGCCCGGAGGGTACCGCCGGGGTGGTGCGCGCCGGCATCGAACACGGCCTGTTTCAGGGCCAGCTGCTGCGCTTGTGGTACCAGGGTCCGATGTTCCGCCACGAACGCCCCCAGCGCGGCCGCTACCGGCAGTTCCACCAGATCGGCGCCGAGTGTTTTGGCAGCGCCGAACCCGAACTCGATGCCGGATTGATCGCCATGACCGCCCAGTGCTGGCACGAGCTAGGCCTGCCATCACTACGCCTCGAAATCAACTCGCTGGGTTCCCGACAGGCACGTGGTGCCTACCGCGATCGGCTGCAGGAATATTTCCGCGGCAACCGCGCAGCCCTGGACGAAGACAGCCTGCGCCGGCTCGAATCCAATCCGCTGCGCATCCTCGACAGCAAGAACCCGGACCTGGCGGCGCTGATCGCTGCGGCGCCCAGCCTGCCGGAACACCTGGACGACGACTCGCGCGCGCATTTCGAGCGACTGTGCGCGCTGCTCGACCAGCTTGGCGTGGCCTATACAATCAATCCGCGCCTGGTGCGGGGTCTCGACTATTACGGTCGAACCGTATTCGAGTGGGTCAGCGACGCCCTGGGCGCCAAGGGTACGGTGTGCGCCGGTGGCCGCTACGACACTCTGGTCGAACAGCTGGGCGGGCGCCCGACGCCGGCCATCGGTTTTGCCCTTGGCCTGGAGCGATTGCTCGACCTGATGACGGTCAATGGCCTTGAACCGCCCGCGCCGCGCGGCGTCTGGTACCTGGCGTCCACGCCGGGTGCCTGCCGTGCACAGGCCCTGGTGTTGGCCCAGCAGCTGCGTGCCCAGTCAAATGCCCCGACCGTTTTGATGGACCACGCCGGGGGTAATTTCGGTAAGCAATTGCAGCGCGCTGACAAAGCCGGTGCCGAAATAGCACTGATTCTTGGCGAGGATGAACTTGCTGCCGGCACGGTCACGGTACGCTTGTTACGCGCCGCCCAGGCCACCCAGAAAACCGTGTCGATCAACGACCTTCAGGCCACGATTGCCCGGCTTATCACCGCTCAGGAATCATTTGCAGTATGA
- a CDS encoding helix-turn-helix domain-containing protein, with amino-acid sequence MTSAADDPATQPSPPTPPSTGERLQAARQARGWSVQEVAGRLRLRAALVEALERNDHTLFGAATYARGQTRNYARLLGLDAQLMLQGVPPAAGDGPNRHLSRAPELHPVRPWLVRLGGLAILGTLAVLGVLWGGVGREPSAVSPRPETARALDTPPSMPGPAPAPAPAPAPAPAPAPTRPVATRSDAAGLDRPDTTSDVTPTGSVPTASESPPVAPAEVSLADAQGNPKSSVVLRARAISWVEVTDRTGRRLVYELIKPGSERVVSGEPPLRLLLGNAPAVHVLYNGAPVSLPAGRQVVSLTLGEATRPADQVPQNPPSVANP; translated from the coding sequence TTGACTTCCGCGGCTGACGATCCAGCAACGCAGCCGTCGCCACCAACGCCCCCGTCAACCGGTGAGCGTCTTCAGGCCGCGCGCCAGGCACGCGGCTGGTCAGTACAAGAAGTTGCCGGGCGGCTACGTTTGCGCGCCGCGCTGGTCGAAGCGCTGGAGCGTAACGACCACACCTTATTCGGCGCCGCCACCTATGCCCGCGGCCAGACACGCAATTACGCCCGCCTGCTGGGCCTGGACGCACAGCTTATGCTCCAGGGCGTGCCGCCTGCGGCAGGCGACGGCCCCAACAGGCACCTGAGCAGGGCGCCCGAGCTGCATCCGGTGCGACCCTGGCTGGTACGCCTGGGCGGGCTTGCGATTCTTGGCACCCTGGCCGTGCTGGGCGTGCTCTGGGGTGGCGTCGGGCGCGAACCATCAGCAGTGTCGCCCAGGCCCGAAACCGCCCGGGCGCTGGATACTCCACCCAGCATGCCGGGCCCAGCTCCAGCTCCAGCTCCAGCACCAGCTCCAGCTCCAGCTCCAGCTCCAACGCGACCCGTTGCCACACGTTCCGACGCCGCAGGATTGGATCGGCCTGACACCACCTCCGACGTTACGCCCACCGGCAGTGTACCGACCGCGAGCGAATCGCCACCCGTTGCCCCCGCCGAGGTGAGCCTTGCCGATGCCCAGGGCAACCCGAAATCCTCGGTGGTACTGCGTGCGCGCGCCATCAGCTGGGTCGAGGTCACCGACCGCACCGGCCGACGCCTGGTGTACGAACTGATCAAACCTGGCAGCGAGCGCGTGGTCAGCGGCGAGCCTCCGCTGCGATTATTGCTCGGCAACGCACCGGCGGTGCATGTTCTCTACAATGGCGCCCCGGTATCGCTACCTGCCGGCCGGCAGGTGGTGAGCCTGACCTTAGGCGAGGCCACTCGGCCAGCCGATCAGGTGCCCCAGAATCCGCCGTCTGTAGCCAACCCCTGA
- the pilW gene encoding type IV pilus biogenesis/stability protein PilW, whose translation MRNPLLSCLVVVLLGGCASRGVGLGAHDASGGELAINLEACSQVGDQPRHKPSKQQRLAELHMALGAGYLQEGVLKVALTELEESLALNPRSAQAHATMALLQLRLNKPQIAERHYRKALALDPSDPEIHNNYGVYLCGQDRWQAADAHFRCAIANPLYRTPAMAYSNAAECSMRGGDTGRAEIDLRTAAQIDPSFPTPSLMLARLNLDQGNAAAARTHLTRYMRHAGQTPAGLALGIKIETSLGDLDRAASYRMLLKNRFPDSREAQELH comes from the coding sequence ATGCGCAATCCACTCCTGAGCTGTCTCGTTGTTGTACTGCTCGGCGGCTGTGCCAGCCGGGGGGTCGGACTGGGCGCCCACGATGCCTCCGGCGGCGAGCTCGCAATCAACCTCGAGGCCTGTTCCCAGGTCGGCGATCAACCCCGACATAAACCCAGCAAGCAACAACGCCTGGCGGAACTACACATGGCGCTGGGCGCCGGTTATCTGCAGGAGGGCGTGCTCAAAGTCGCACTCACCGAACTCGAGGAAAGCCTCGCGCTGAACCCGCGCAGCGCCCAGGCCCACGCCACAATGGCCTTGCTGCAACTGCGCTTGAACAAGCCGCAAATCGCCGAGCGGCACTACCGGAAGGCACTTGCCCTCGATCCGAGCGACCCCGAAATTCACAATAACTACGGCGTCTATCTTTGCGGCCAGGACCGCTGGCAAGCGGCCGATGCGCACTTTCGCTGTGCCATTGCCAATCCGTTATACCGGACACCGGCCATGGCTTATAGCAACGCCGCCGAGTGCAGCATGCGGGGCGGTGACACAGGTCGCGCCGAGATAGACCTACGCACCGCGGCGCAGATCGACCCGAGCTTCCCGACACCTAGCCTGATGCTGGCCAGGCTCAATCTGGACCAGGGCAACGCAGCCGCGGCGCGTACGCATTTGACCCGTTACATGCGCCATGCCGGGCAAACCCCGGCCGGTCTTGCGCTCGGCATCAAGATCGAAACCAGCCTCGGCGACCTTGACCGGGCAGCGAGCTATCGCATGCTGCTCAAGAACCGCTTTCCAGACTCGCGCGAAGCGCAAGAGCTGCATTGA
- the rlmN gene encoding 23S rRNA (adenine(2503)-C(2))-methyltransferase RlmN, with amino-acid sequence MDAPLLKPNLLDLDRPGLASLCAQLGEKPFRADQLLQWLHARGCDDVSAMTNLSKALRERLQETTEIRPPQVLADREAADGTRKWLLRLAGGSGIETVYIPERRRGTLCVSSQVGCQLNCSFCSTAQQGFNRNLSVGEIVSQVWLANHLLPPHPVREKPITNVVFMGMGEPLLNFDNVVAAIRVLLDDLAYGLSWRRVTVSTAGVVPMIDRLREECPVALAVSLHAPDDALRDELVPLNRRYPISELLDACQRYVAGNERRRVTFEYTLLAGVNDHPAQARALGKLLARLQAKVNLIPYNPVPGLPYSTSSAEAVTVFRDELQRRGLVATVRKTRGEGIDGACGQLAGKVLPRQRRIAINGVPA; translated from the coding sequence TTGGACGCGCCACTGTTAAAGCCGAACCTGCTGGACCTGGATCGCCCCGGTCTGGCCAGTCTGTGCGCGCAGCTCGGCGAGAAGCCGTTTCGCGCCGATCAGCTGCTGCAATGGTTACACGCCCGGGGCTGCGACGATGTCTCGGCCATGACCAATCTGAGCAAGGCGCTGCGCGAGCGCTTGCAGGAAACCACCGAGATCCGTCCACCGCAGGTGCTGGCCGATCGCGAGGCCGCCGACGGCACGCGCAAATGGCTGTTGCGCCTGGCCGGCGGCAGCGGCATCGAGACGGTTTACATACCGGAACGGCGCCGCGGCACCTTGTGCGTATCCTCGCAGGTCGGCTGCCAGCTCAATTGCAGCTTTTGCTCGACCGCTCAGCAGGGCTTCAACCGCAACCTGAGCGTCGGCGAAATCGTCAGCCAGGTGTGGCTGGCCAACCATCTGCTGCCGCCGCATCCGGTCCGCGAAAAACCGATCACCAACGTCGTGTTCATGGGCATGGGCGAGCCGCTGCTGAACTTCGACAATGTGGTGGCGGCCATCCGCGTTCTGCTCGACGATCTGGCCTATGGACTGTCCTGGCGTCGCGTGACGGTCAGCACGGCCGGCGTGGTGCCCATGATCGATCGCTTGCGCGAGGAGTGTCCGGTGGCGCTGGCGGTGTCCCTGCATGCCCCGGACGATGCGCTGCGCGATGAACTGGTGCCGCTGAACCGTCGCTATCCGATCAGCGAGCTGCTCGACGCCTGCCAGCGTTACGTGGCCGGTAACGAGCGGCGCCGCGTAACCTTCGAGTACACGCTGCTTGCCGGCGTCAACGACCACCCGGCGCAGGCCAGGGCCCTGGGCAAGCTCCTGGCCCGCCTGCAGGCCAAGGTCAATCTGATTCCTTACAACCCGGTACCAGGCCTCCCTTATTCCACCTCATCAGCCGAGGCGGTCACGGTGTTTCGCGATGAACTGCAGCGCCGCGGACTGGTGGCTACCGTGCGCAAGACTCGCGGCGAAGGCATCGACGGCGCTTGCGGACAACTGGCCGGCAAGGTACTGCCCCGCCAGCGGCGCATCGCGATAAACGGCGTGCCCGCCTGA
- the ndk gene encoding nucleoside-diphosphate kinase, translated as MAIERTLSIIKPDAVAKNLIGAIYSRFEQAGLKVVAARMEHLSRIRAEGFYAVHRERPFFHDLVKFMTSGPVMIQVLEGDSAVTRNRDLMGATDPAKATAGTIRADFADNIEENAAHGSDSAENAATEIAYFFSAEQICPRTR; from the coding sequence ATGGCTATTGAACGCACACTGTCCATCATCAAGCCCGACGCCGTCGCAAAAAATCTGATTGGCGCTATTTACTCCCGTTTCGAGCAAGCCGGTCTGAAGGTCGTCGCGGCACGCATGGAGCACCTCAGCCGTATCCGTGCCGAGGGCTTCTACGCGGTTCACCGCGAGCGGCCGTTCTTCCACGACCTGGTCAAATTCATGACCTCCGGGCCGGTCATGATCCAGGTGCTCGAAGGCGACAGCGCCGTCACGCGCAATCGTGATCTTATGGGCGCCACTGACCCGGCCAAGGCGACCGCCGGAACCATTCGCGCCGACTTCGCCGACAACATAGAAGAAAACGCCGCCCACGGCTCGGACAGCGCCGAGAACGCGGCCACCGAAATCGCCTATTTCTTTAGTGCCGAGCAGATCTGCCCGCGCACACGCTGA
- a CDS encoding pyrimidine dimer DNA glycosylase/endonuclease V: MRLWSLHPRYLDARGLVALWREALLAQAVLNGRTRGYRHHPQLQRFRQCADPLQSIAAYLWPVHAEAVRRGYRFDAGKIRNSQTSPTLPVSAGQLSHEWQHLIGKLQLRAAAWLERLTCHPALEPHPLFTVVPGDIAPWEITRSSK; encoded by the coding sequence ATGCGCCTGTGGTCCCTGCATCCACGCTACCTCGATGCCCGCGGCCTGGTGGCTCTGTGGCGCGAGGCCCTGCTGGCGCAGGCGGTGCTCAATGGCCGGACGCGTGGCTACCGCCATCATCCGCAGCTGCAGCGGTTCCGGCAGTGCGCCGATCCGCTGCAAAGCATCGCAGCGTATCTGTGGCCCGTTCACGCCGAGGCCGTTCGCCGCGGCTACCGGTTCGACGCCGGCAAAATTCGCAACTCCCAAACCAGCCCAACGCTGCCCGTCAGCGCCGGCCAACTCAGCCACGAGTGGCAGCATCTGATCGGCAAGCTGCAGCTGCGGGCCGCCGCCTGGCTTGAACGGCTCACATGCCATCCGGCGCTGGAACCGCACCCCCTGTTCACCGTGGTGCCGGGGGACATCGCCCCGTGGGAAATCACGCGCAGCTCGAAGTAA
- a CDS encoding MerR family transcriptional regulator yields the protein MEISHLSIAALALETGIAKDTLRMWERRYGFPQPVRNPRGERRYPAQQVARLRQVRRLMDQGMRPGQVLTLSAEALEQAAKLQPTIGDIDPTLLDVIKRHDDNGLRQELRTRLLRDGLRQFVTHAAPSMLTGIGNGWAQGDLEVFEEHHFSIQLDTVLREAIAQLPVGIEAPRVLLTTLPGEAHTLGLMLALALMRLEGAACIWLGAQTPESQIAAAARAYRTDIVALSFSECFDPGAVRIGVRQLRLHLPVATELWCGGRSALRLKRPPAGVTIFKDLDQLAQQLCHKASGARID from the coding sequence ATGGAAATTTCTCATCTGTCGATCGCCGCCCTCGCGCTCGAGACCGGAATCGCCAAAGACACGCTCAGGATGTGGGAGCGGCGCTATGGCTTTCCGCAGCCGGTGCGCAACCCGCGCGGTGAGCGCCGATATCCGGCACAGCAAGTCGCTCGCTTGCGGCAGGTGCGCCGCCTTATGGATCAGGGCATGCGCCCAGGCCAGGTGCTGACGCTGAGCGCCGAAGCGCTGGAACAGGCGGCGAAGCTTCAACCCACCATCGGCGACATCGACCCAACCCTGCTGGACGTCATCAAGCGGCACGACGACAACGGGCTGCGCCAGGAACTGCGTACCCGCCTGCTGCGGGACGGGCTGCGGCAATTCGTCACCCACGCCGCACCCTCCATGCTCACCGGCATCGGCAACGGCTGGGCACAGGGCGATCTGGAGGTGTTCGAGGAGCACCATTTCTCGATCCAGCTCGACACCGTGCTGCGCGAAGCCATCGCACAGCTTCCGGTGGGGATCGAGGCCCCGCGCGTGCTGCTGACCACCCTGCCCGGCGAGGCACACACACTTGGCCTCATGCTGGCACTGGCGCTGATGCGCCTTGAGGGCGCCGCCTGCATCTGGCTCGGCGCCCAGACGCCAGAAAGCCAGATCGCCGCCGCCGCGCGTGCCTACCGCACCGACATCGTCGCCCTGTCGTTCTCCGAGTGTTTCGACCCGGGCGCGGTGCGTATCGGCGTGCGGCAGCTGCGCCTGCACTTGCCGGTCGCCACCGAGCTTTGGTGCGGTGGCAGGTCGGCCCTGCGCCTGAAGCGCCCGCCCGCGGGCGTGACGATCTTCAAGGATCTCGACCAGCTGGCTCAGCAACTTTGCCACAAGGCTAGCGGCGCGAGAATCGACTGA
- the crtY gene encoding lycopene beta-cyclase CrtY codes for MASIDTRTDAPQPGNEPTRFDVALVGAGLHGGLIALALLDAEPGLRLALVERDARPAGNHTWCFHLGDAPPNAGAWFERLPLIRWPGYEVAFPGFARAIDLPYCCLTSEGLATALQDAFAAHETARLITGCAVQALDAGSVTLADGRRLQASLVIDACGRSDVGRGGYQKFLGLEVELAADSGLARPLLMDACLPQGSQFRFMYVLPLAPRRLLIEDTAFARTADMDMAARRAAIHDYAAARGWVIQSVLREESGVLPMPWRGVPPAPTLPLKVGYGGGWFHPATGYSAPCALRMADLLARHWRAPYTALLCEWRRHRRQFRLGLLLNLLAFRGFAPDLMWHPFARFYRLPLATIGRFYRLQSTAVDVTRLLLGRPPRGFGSAWWRRGRTREVCP; via the coding sequence ATGGCTTCGATAGATACACGCACCGACGCGCCGCAGCCTGGCAACGAGCCGACGCGGTTCGACGTCGCGTTGGTCGGGGCGGGGCTGCACGGCGGGCTGATCGCGCTGGCGCTGCTCGACGCCGAGCCGGGTCTGCGCCTGGCGCTGGTCGAGCGCGACGCCCGGCCGGCCGGCAATCACACCTGGTGTTTCCACCTCGGTGACGCGCCGCCGAACGCAGGCGCCTGGTTCGAACGCCTGCCGCTGATTCGCTGGCCGGGCTACGAGGTGGCGTTTCCGGGCTTCGCACGCGCGATCGACCTGCCGTATTGCTGTCTCACATCCGAAGGTCTGGCTACAGCGCTGCAGGATGCCTTCGCCGCTCACGAAACGGCGCGGCTAATCACCGGCTGCGCCGTGCAGGCGCTGGATGCCGGCTCGGTCACGCTGGCCGACGGCCGCCGGTTGCAGGCCTCACTGGTGATCGACGCCTGCGGACGCAGCGACGTGGGGCGTGGCGGTTATCAGAAATTTCTGGGGCTGGAGGTGGAACTGGCTGCCGACAGCGGCCTCGCCCGGCCCCTGCTGATGGATGCCTGCCTGCCGCAGGGGTCGCAATTCCGTTTCATGTATGTGTTGCCGCTGGCACCACGGCGGCTGCTGATCGAGGACACCGCCTTTGCGCGCACAGCGGATATGGACATGGCCGCGCGGCGCGCGGCGATCCACGATTACGCGGCCGCCCGCGGCTGGGTTATCCAAAGCGTGCTGCGCGAGGAGAGCGGGGTACTGCCGATGCCCTGGCGTGGCGTGCCGCCGGCCCCGACACTGCCACTCAAGGTGGGCTACGGCGGCGGCTGGTTTCATCCGGCGACCGGGTATTCGGCGCCCTGCGCCCTGCGCATGGCCGATCTACTGGCGCGTCATTGGCGCGCACCCTACACCGCGCTGCTATGTGAATGGCGGCGCCACCGGCGCCAGTTTCGGCTCGGCTTGCTGCTGAATCTGCTGGCTTTTCGCGGCTTTGCGCCCGATTTGATGTGGCATCCGTTTGCCCGCTTTTACCGGCTGCCGCTGGCTACCATCGGGCGGTTCTATAGACTGCAAAGCACGGCCGTGGACGTGACGCGCCTGCTCCTCGGGCGCCCGCCGCGCGGCTTCGGCAGTGCCTGGTGGAGGCGCGGAAGAACTCGGGAGGTATGCCCATGA
- a CDS encoding polyprenyl synthetase family protein, producing MKAVAAVSRRSIVEPGDPPLQRALRQTARQTQPFDLADFFDRKLPTVMGVESSATPSCQAVWQGTLYEPLREFLGRRSKNLRARLVQHGWRLGGGHGAAPLDLCLLPEILHSASLIVDDIQDGAHARRGGAALHRLIGVEQALNAANWLYFWPYALLPALVRPAGRQRRCADLITRALLDCHRGQALDLGVQVWALAPVVVQAVVAEQSRLKTGRLTALCTGLGAIAAGARPDRVALLQQFGEQVGVALQMLDDLTAVLLPARHDKAGEDLRCGRPTWAWALAARECSSDQYHALTASAQTAAQTGNWQPVCAALTTVLAPVGLGPARRALAAAGDLLADRLAGHAHLADLRNELDGLERAYG from the coding sequence ATGAAGGCGGTTGCGGCAGTCAGTCGCAGGTCTATAGTGGAGCCGGGCGACCCACCGCTGCAGCGCGCGCTGCGTCAGACGGCGCGGCAGACGCAGCCGTTTGATCTGGCCGACTTCTTCGATCGCAAGCTGCCGACGGTCATGGGGGTGGAATCGTCCGCCACGCCGTCGTGCCAGGCGGTCTGGCAGGGCACCCTGTATGAGCCACTGCGTGAGTTCCTGGGTCGCCGGAGCAAGAACCTGCGGGCGCGGCTGGTACAACACGGCTGGCGCCTGGGCGGTGGGCACGGCGCGGCGCCGTTGGATCTGTGTCTGCTGCCGGAAATCCTGCACAGCGCGTCGCTGATCGTCGACGACATTCAGGACGGCGCCCACGCCCGTCGTGGCGGCGCCGCCCTGCACCGGCTGATCGGCGTCGAACAGGCGTTGAACGCGGCCAACTGGCTGTATTTTTGGCCGTACGCACTGCTGCCGGCACTGGTGCGGCCGGCCGGTCGGCAGCGCCGCTGCGCGGACCTGATCACCCGTGCGCTGCTCGATTGTCATCGCGGCCAGGCGCTGGATCTTGGCGTGCAGGTGTGGGCGCTGGCGCCGGTCGTGGTGCAGGCAGTGGTCGCCGAGCAAAGTCGGCTCAAGACCGGCCGCTTGACGGCGCTGTGTACTGGTCTTGGCGCCATCGCGGCCGGTGCCAGGCCAGATCGTGTGGCGCTGTTGCAGCAGTTCGGGGAGCAGGTCGGCGTGGCCCTGCAGATGCTGGACGACCTGACGGCAGTGCTGTTGCCGGCTCGTCACGACAAGGCCGGCGAGGATTTGCGCTGCGGTCGGCCGACCTGGGCCTGGGCGCTGGCGGCGCGTGAGTGTTCGTCCGATCAGTACCATGCCTTGACGGCGAGTGCGCAGACGGCCGCACAGACCGGCAACTGGCAGCCGGTCTGTGCGGCGCTGACGACCGTGCTGGCGCCGGTCGGGCTTGGTCCTGCCCGTAGGGCGCTTGCCGCGGCCGGCGACTTGCTCGCCGATCGTCTGGCCGGGCACGCACATCTCGCCGACCTGCGCAACGAACTCGATGGACTGGAGCGTGCGTATGGCTGA